A segment of the Fibrobacter succinogenes subsp. succinogenes S85 genome:
TTATTCAGTGACCCTGAATGCCAAGGTATTCTATTTTGCAGAACGACTCCCAGATGGCAAAATTCTTCGTTTGAGCCGCCGTCAGGCGAGCCTCCACGAATCAGTATCCAAGACCATGCCTTACTTGATAGCGCTGTTGACAGGTATTGTTGTTTTGGCCATTCTGATTGCTTTAGGCTTGAGCCGCGCTTTTGTACGACCCGTGCAAAAATTGGCGGAAAACTTGGGTCAGCCAGAACTTATTGATGACGAAGATATCTACAAGGAAATCGCTCCGCTGGTCAAAACCATCCGTAAGCAGCATCGTGAACTGCAACTCACCATTGAACAACTTTCTGAAGAAAAAAAGAAAACGGCCAAGATGCGAGATGAGTTTACGGCTAACGCCTCCCATGAACTCAAAACGCCATTGACATCCATTTCTGGATATGCGGAACTTATCGAAAATGGCATGGCGAAACCCGAAGATGTAAAGCGCTTTGCTGGAAAAATTCACAAAGAAGCTGGCCGTCTCCTTTCTATCGCCAACGATATCATGACCCTTTCAAAGCTGGATGCTCCGGGAGAATCTGCGATTGGACTGGACGAATCCGTGAATTTGTGGACACTGGCTTCAAACTGTATTGACGAACTCTCCTTTAACGCCGAAAAGAAGGGTGTTCGTGTGGCGCTGGAAGGTTGTAAAACCGCAGAGGTTTACGGCAATCGTCGGCTCCTATTCGAGATGCTTTACAACTTGGTCGACAATTCCATTCGCTATACAGAAACGGGCGGTTCCGTG
Coding sequences within it:
- a CDS encoding sensor histidine kinase, translated to MKNSIRFSLIYVGVLAALFAVYFTARVFENEMSEQLKRDLRETAFLVKNFYGQIPSEDFRKNLDSIANKRLRVTLVDRDGKVLYESDAKAGQMENHRNRPEIMEANSKGVGENLRYSVTLNAKVFYFAERLPDGKILRLSRRQASLHESVSKTMPYLIALLTGIVVLAILIALGLSRAFVRPVQKLAENLGQPELIDDEDIYKEIAPLVKTIRKQHRELQLTIEQLSEEKKKTAKMRDEFTANASHELKTPLTSISGYAELIENGMAKPEDVKRFAGKIHKEAGRLLSIANDIMTLSKLDAPGESAIGLDESVNLWTLASNCIDELSFNAEKKGVRVALEGCKTAEVYGNRRLLFEMLYNLVDNSIRYTETGGSVSILVQQKSIAVKDTGIGIPEENQPRIFERFYRVDKSRSKATGGTGLGLAIVKHIAEVHHAEISLQSAIGVGTEITVAFC